In the genome of Kwoniella shandongensis chromosome 6, complete sequence, one region contains:
- a CDS encoding acyl-CoA thioesterase II yields the protein MSPTTSLTSLVVVHPHSSKPLTSLSRNLWVPSGARGVFGGQVIAQSLLAASSTISSPLGLHSTHCYFLLPAHAQPTIEYRVEKLRDGKSYASRLVRAWQGDREVFVLLASYTLPPTILPSGLGNRVAETENEAKDDGLKVSNSLRFSSPPSTTSSATVKNVTPASSPIEDRRTSKRESSSSNNNNPGFQEKYQVPFAEDLLPWEECEEEAVRWQKWMDERGDKFKGNTKTFLEEYIRERRESPVSIARALTREHDISANHHVRMSWLRARLDPSEKPNEETVKAMIAYMTDFQFIGTASRSVGLHQSSTPRLGMLASLDHSIHFYPFPSNFDPSAPLLHVMESQVVDVASGRGTVKGYVYTQDGVLVAVTSQEGVVRADLRGLEAKGLVEGGAVEDDESERKGKRKTVKAKL from the exons ATGTCCCCAAcgacctctctcacctccctcGTTGTTGTTCATCCACACTCTTCGAAACCGCTCACATCCCTCTCTCGGAATCTATGGGTGCCATCCGGTGCTCGTGGTGTATTCGGCGGACAAGTGATCgctcaatctcttcttgctgcttcatcaaccatctctTCACCATTAGGTCTACATAGCACACATTGTTATTTCCTCTTACCGGCACATGCACAGCCGACTATCGAATATAGAGTCGAGAAGCTGAGAGATGGGAAAAGTTATGCGAGTAGATTGGTGAGAGCTTGGCAAGGTGATAGAGAGGTGTTCGTCCTTCTGGCAAGTTACACCTTACCACCAACGATATTACCATCTGGTTTAGGGAATCGGGTCGCAGAAACAGAGAACGAAGCAAAGGATGATGGGTTGAAAGTCTCAAACTCATTACGATTCAGTTCACCTccgtccaccacctcctccgcaaCAGTGAAGAATGTTACGCCCGCTTCTTCACCTATCGAAGATAGACGGACGTCGAAACGAGAATCGTCGTCTTCCAACAATAATAATCCAGGCTTTCAGGAGAAATACCAAGTGCCCTTCGCGGAAGATCTGTTACCCTGGGAAGAAtgtgaggaagaagctgtaCGATGGCAgaaatggatggatgagagaGGGGATAAGTTCAAAGGGAACACGAAGACGTTCTTGGAAGAGTACATCAGA GAGAGACGCGAATCGCCTGTTAGTATCGCCCGAGCCTTGACTAGAGAACATGATATCTCTGCGAATCACCATGTTCGAATGAGCTGGTTACGTGCTCGTCTAGACCCATCCGAGAAGCCAAACGAGGAGACcgtgaag GCAATGATCGCATACATGACCGATTTCCAATTTATCGGTACCGCCTCTCGTTCGGTCGGCTTACATCAATCTTCCACACCCCGCTTAGGCATGTTAGCTTCTCTCGACCATTCTATCCATTTCtatcccttcccttcgaaCTTTGATCCCTCCGCACCGCTATTGCACGTGATGGAAAGTCAGGTGGTTGACGTCGCTTCTGGTCGAGGGACTGTGAAGGGATATGTGTACACGCAAGACGGGGTCTTGGTGGCTGTCACAAGTCAGGAAGGGGTGGTAAGAGCCGACTTGAGAGGATTGGAAGCCAAGGGAttggtggaaggtggtgcagtggaagatgatgagagtgagaggaaggggaagcggAAGACAGTCAAGGCGAAGTTGTAA